The Desulfosoma caldarium genome has a window encoding:
- a CDS encoding FadR/GntR family transcriptional regulator yields the protein MTVLPVKPIKPKRVADEVAQQLTELIYRGFLKPGERLPSERELARQLQVSRPTVREAINQLTVMNLVEQRHGQGTFVRSLDPLHENPMATFMEGQDVTLEHILEVRMGLECTAAALAATRADDRDIEHLRTSLEAMKADIAAGGLGHEPDITFHMAVAYASRNPVQIKVMRSLYDFLFFGIRMNLQKLYEDPDNLPRIIAQHTAIYEAIRHRDSEEALNAMRCHIGFVLDFFRSRQAP from the coding sequence GTGACTGTCCTTCCCGTTAAACCCATCAAGCCCAAGCGGGTTGCCGACGAAGTGGCGCAGCAGTTGACCGAGCTCATCTACCGTGGGTTTTTGAAACCCGGGGAGAGGCTACCTTCGGAACGGGAGCTGGCGCGGCAGCTTCAGGTGAGCCGTCCCACGGTGCGCGAAGCCATCAATCAGCTCACGGTGATGAACCTGGTGGAGCAGCGCCACGGGCAAGGCACCTTCGTGCGCAGCCTGGATCCGTTGCACGAAAATCCCATGGCCACATTCATGGAGGGTCAGGATGTGACCTTGGAGCACATTCTGGAAGTGCGCATGGGGTTGGAATGCACGGCGGCGGCTCTGGCCGCCACGCGGGCCGACGATCGGGACATTGAACACCTGCGCACCAGTCTGGAAGCCATGAAGGCCGATATTGCTGCAGGAGGGTTGGGTCACGAACCGGATATCACCTTTCACATGGCCGTGGCCTATGCCTCCCGCAATCCCGTCCAGATTAAGGTGATGCGCAGCCTCTATGATTTTCTCTTTTTCGGCATTCGCATGAATTTGCAAAAACTTTACGAAGACCCCGACAATCTTCCACGAATCATTGCACAACACACGGCGATCTATGAAGCCATACGGCATCGGGACAGCGAAGAGGCTCTCAATGCCATGCGGTGTCACATCGGGTTCGTGTTGGATTTCTTTCGATCGCGTCAAGCACCATGA
- a CDS encoding CidA/LrgA family protein gives MMVRSLSIIFGFLALGDAVSYGLALPIPGNVIGMMLLTFSLCRGWVDLRSVKPAADLFVQNMAFFFVPPGVGLLLYLDLLSREWVPLVVAYVVSTVVVLGVVGWVTQKMERR, from the coding sequence ATGATGGTTCGAAGCCTGAGTATCATTTTCGGATTTCTGGCTTTGGGGGATGCGGTGAGCTATGGGCTGGCGTTGCCCATTCCCGGCAATGTCATCGGCATGATGCTGCTCACGTTTTCCCTGTGTCGTGGTTGGGTTGACCTCAGAAGTGTCAAACCGGCCGCAGACCTTTTCGTGCAGAACATGGCTTTCTTCTTTGTGCCGCCGGGCGTGGGGCTCCTCCTTTATCTGGACCTTTTGTCCCGCGAATGGGTTCCCTTGGTGGTGGCTTACGTGGTGAGCACCGTGGTGGTGCTTGGGGTCGTCGGCTGGGTGACGCAAAAAATGGAGCGCCGATGA
- a CDS encoding LrgB family protein — MMGFFTSKAFSVFVTFFAFYVAQRIYQRFKFFWLNPVLLSILGLMAFLTLTGIPYEDYFQGGQIISFFLGPAVVALGVPLYVQMEEIRKRGRAIGVSMAVAAVVGVLSAAGTAALLGASLPVVASIAPKSVTTPIAMGIAEKIGGIPSLTAAIVIATGILGAVIGPGVLRLCGVRHPVAFGLAMGAASHGIGTARAVEEGEVQGAAGGLAICLNGIATAVVTPVLMKLIVLWVRP; from the coding sequence ATGATGGGATTTTTCACGAGCAAGGCCTTTTCCGTTTTTGTGACCTTTTTTGCCTTCTATGTCGCGCAGCGCATCTATCAGCGGTTCAAGTTCTTCTGGCTCAATCCCGTTCTTCTTTCCATTTTGGGACTCATGGCCTTTTTGACCCTCACGGGGATTCCTTACGAAGACTACTTTCAGGGCGGACAGATCATCAGCTTCTTTCTCGGCCCCGCGGTGGTGGCCTTGGGTGTTCCTCTGTATGTGCAGATGGAAGAAATTCGAAAGCGCGGCCGCGCCATTGGAGTCTCCATGGCAGTGGCGGCCGTGGTGGGGGTGCTGAGCGCCGCCGGCACGGCGGCTCTTTTGGGGGCCTCGCTTCCTGTGGTCGCCTCCATCGCGCCCAAGTCGGTCACGACGCCCATTGCCATGGGCATCGCGGAAAAGATCGGAGGTATTCCCTCGCTGACTGCGGCCATCGTCATCGCCACGGGCATTCTCGGCGCCGTGATCGGCCCTGGTGTTCTTCGCCTGTGCGGCGTGCGGCACCCTGTGGCCTTTGGGCTGGCCATGGGGGCGGCGTCCCACGGTATTGGAACGGCTCGAGCTGTGGAGGAAGGGGAAGTTCAGGGGGCCGCGGGGGGCCTGGCCATATGTCTCAACGGCATCGCCACCGCCGTGGTGACCCCGGTCCTGATGAAGCTCATTGTGCTGTGGGTGCGTCCGTAG
- a CDS encoding CaiB/BaiF CoA transferase family protein has translation MMAADDYFDWTEKLFDPEAIFFKPEALKGIRVLELCTRVFGPVTADLLADLGAEVIKIELPGVGDLMRYVAPRGFFYKNISPAFTHMNHNKYHVAIDIRKPKGAELLKQLVARSDVLVENFRPGTMDRWGVGYRQLKELNPRLIYQANSGFGQWSTYRDRPSYDATSQAMSGFSATTGFPGRPPLKIGIWIGDYTGALFATLGILAALYARSRTGQGQMIDVSQGESLIRIQDWTWLLWSLFGKERRRVGNVDVAMVPSGVFRAKDGFVAVSAVDDGSFQGLCEAMGAQDLRDDEEIESLCGRLKEENRDRIYERLSRWVADHTVRQVEDLGVRHGFSAQRVASARDHYEDEHLRFRRAVWEFEDPLYGPVVEYGPGPKLSETPGRMRWIARPVGFHNDYIFRTLLGLDADTVKALTDEGIVGTWADRIGAKPPEDWNGQAGRVF, from the coding sequence ATGATGGCAGCAGACGATTATTTCGACTGGACGGAAAAGCTGTTTGATCCCGAGGCCATCTTTTTCAAACCCGAGGCGCTCAAAGGCATAAGAGTGCTGGAGTTATGCACGCGGGTGTTTGGGCCCGTGACCGCCGATCTTTTGGCGGACCTGGGGGCTGAGGTCATCAAGATCGAGCTGCCCGGTGTGGGGGACCTCATGCGCTACGTGGCGCCTCGCGGATTTTTCTACAAGAACATTTCCCCCGCTTTTACCCATATGAACCACAACAAGTATCACGTGGCCATCGACATCAGAAAACCGAAGGGGGCGGAACTCTTAAAACAGCTCGTGGCCCGATCGGACGTTCTGGTGGAAAACTTTCGTCCCGGCACCATGGACCGTTGGGGCGTGGGCTATCGGCAACTCAAGGAGCTCAATCCGCGGCTCATCTATCAGGCCAACAGCGGGTTTGGGCAATGGAGCACGTATCGGGATCGGCCGTCCTATGACGCCACGTCCCAGGCCATGAGCGGCTTTTCGGCCACCACAGGTTTCCCGGGCCGCCCACCCCTCAAGATCGGCATCTGGATTGGCGACTACACGGGAGCGCTTTTTGCCACGCTGGGCATTCTCGCGGCGCTTTACGCCCGTTCCAGGACAGGGCAGGGCCAGATGATCGATGTGTCCCAAGGGGAAAGCCTCATTCGCATTCAGGACTGGACCTGGCTGTTGTGGAGCCTTTTTGGCAAGGAAAGGCGTCGCGTGGGCAATGTGGATGTGGCCATGGTGCCTTCGGGGGTGTTTCGAGCGAAAGATGGCTTTGTGGCCGTATCCGCCGTCGATGACGGGTCCTTTCAAGGACTGTGCGAGGCCATGGGGGCTCAGGACCTGCGTGACGACGAAGAGATCGAGAGCCTCTGTGGGCGTCTTAAGGAAGAAAACCGGGACAGAATTTATGAACGCCTGTCCCGGTGGGTGGCCGACCACACGGTGCGCCAAGTGGAAGATCTGGGTGTGCGGCACGGTTTTTCCGCCCAGCGCGTGGCCTCGGCGCGGGATCACTACGAGGATGAGCACCTTCGGTTTCGTCGAGCGGTCTGGGAATTTGAAGACCCTCTGTACGGTCCCGTGGTGGAATACGGGCCGGGCCCCAAACTTTCGGAAACCCCAGGACGCATGCGCTGGATCGCCAGGCCCGTCGGGTTTCATAACGACTACATCTTTCGCACCCTGTTGGGCCTGGATGCCGATACCGTCAAAGCTCTCACCGACGAAGGCATTGTGGGCACATGGGCCGATCGCATCGGCGCCAAACCTCCGGAAGACTGGAATGGTCAGGCGGGACGCGTCTTCTGA
- a CDS encoding CaiB/BaiF CoA transferase family protein: MNETTTTWFDWAKAHSDPCQAAQHPEALDNLLVLDLSYMSFGGLVASSILAELGARVLRIEPPEGDPARHFSPFGLTHQDTGLAYLVEGRNKHHITLDLEEEEGRDIFTKLVAHADIVIETFEPGFLDALGIGYRHLRDLQPRLIYAALHTYGQFGPKARQGRQASEIANQAYSGLIHINGEPEDAQRSAHAVPTKVGSWYGWYAEGLFAAYGILAALLYRERSGKGQMVDVSGAECIMKFIDYNMGWYHMGGGVKERLGNYDPSVFPYTFIQCKDGYTFLAAYNDEAFATLMEIIGRPELTQDPRFSTFMQRTSYESEEALQQILEEWSLQYTVDEVIHMVAEATAKKEGRAAAVVTGKVCRPSQTFAEQNWWDRGVFQKIHDPVYGDLALQGPVWKMTGTPPRLKWACRPVGADNEAVYGRLLGLGHSQLERLRASGVI, encoded by the coding sequence ATGAACGAAACCACCACGACCTGGTTTGATTGGGCAAAGGCCCACTCCGATCCTTGCCAGGCGGCGCAGCACCCCGAAGCGCTGGATAATCTTTTGGTTTTGGACCTGAGCTATATGAGTTTCGGCGGCTTGGTTGCCTCATCCATCTTGGCGGAATTGGGCGCTCGAGTCCTTCGCATCGAACCGCCCGAGGGGGATCCAGCTCGGCACTTCAGTCCCTTCGGCTTGACCCATCAGGACACGGGCCTGGCGTACCTGGTGGAAGGGCGAAACAAGCACCACATCACCTTGGACCTAGAGGAGGAGGAAGGCCGGGACATCTTCACAAAGCTCGTAGCCCACGCCGACATTGTCATCGAAACCTTTGAACCCGGTTTCTTGGACGCCTTGGGGATCGGTTACCGCCACCTTCGAGACCTTCAGCCGCGCCTCATCTATGCGGCGTTGCACACCTACGGCCAGTTCGGTCCCAAGGCCCGCCAGGGGCGGCAAGCGTCGGAAATTGCCAACCAGGCCTACTCCGGCCTCATTCACATCAATGGAGAACCTGAAGACGCACAGCGCTCTGCGCACGCCGTGCCCACCAAGGTGGGTAGTTGGTACGGCTGGTACGCGGAAGGCCTCTTTGCCGCCTACGGCATTCTGGCCGCCCTTTTGTACCGGGAGCGGTCCGGCAAAGGGCAGATGGTGGATGTTTCCGGGGCCGAATGCATCATGAAGTTCATTGATTACAACATGGGCTGGTACCACATGGGAGGCGGGGTCAAAGAAAGGCTGGGCAATTACGACCCTTCGGTCTTTCCCTACACCTTTATTCAGTGCAAGGACGGCTACACCTTTTTGGCCGCCTACAACGACGAAGCCTTTGCCACTTTGATGGAAATCATCGGCCGTCCGGAACTCACGCAGGATCCTCGATTTTCCACCTTCATGCAAAGGACAAGCTATGAAAGCGAGGAGGCTCTGCAGCAGATTCTCGAAGAATGGAGCCTTCAGTACACCGTGGATGAGGTGATCCATATGGTGGCCGAAGCCACGGCCAAAAAGGAGGGGCGTGCCGCTGCGGTGGTGACGGGGAAAGTCTGCCGTCCGTCTCAGACCTTTGCCGAACAAAATTGGTGGGATCGGGGTGTCTTTCAAAAGATCCATGATCCCGTCTACGGAGACCTGGCCCTGCAAGGACCGGTGTGGAAAATGACGGGCACGCCTCCGCGCCTCAAATGGGCGTGCCGGCCCGTGGGAGCCGACAACGAAGCGGTCTACGGGCGCCTGCTGGGCCTGGGCCATAGCCAATTGGAGCGGCTAAGGGCTTCCGGAGTCATCTGA
- a CDS encoding HAD family hydrolase, with translation MAQKDSYRALFSSDWSECLAPSGPFDCIFFNYPDLKDPLTTIFRQYTSNTISLGEAIRRIEAMMPGPVTEDMMDAYLQASFATYPGAAPFIRWCHENRILFMLNTTGMKGYYQRMLAQALLPPVPALSAHPFISYPKGPTDPHIFLPLHEIQDKAANSAAVAEKSGIPAGRIIIMGDSGGDGPHFAWGAQVKALLIASRPKPSLEKYCADRGIVIHHRIGTTDAPEKGNFMDMVPWVEAYLASSEDWR, from the coding sequence ATGGCTCAAAAGGATTCCTATCGAGCTTTGTTTTCGTCCGACTGGAGTGAATGCCTGGCTCCGAGCGGCCCCTTTGACTGCATTTTTTTTAACTATCCCGACCTCAAAGATCCGCTGACAACCATCTTTCGGCAGTACACGTCCAACACGATTTCATTAGGTGAGGCCATCCGCCGCATTGAGGCCATGATGCCGGGACCGGTAACCGAGGACATGATGGACGCCTACCTTCAGGCCTCCTTTGCGACCTATCCCGGAGCCGCCCCATTCATTCGGTGGTGTCATGAAAACCGGATCCTGTTCATGCTGAACACCACGGGAATGAAAGGCTACTACCAGCGGATGTTGGCTCAGGCGCTCCTACCACCGGTGCCGGCCTTGTCTGCGCACCCGTTTATCAGCTACCCGAAAGGGCCCACCGACCCTCACATCTTTTTGCCTCTGCACGAAATTCAGGACAAGGCCGCCAATTCCGCGGCGGTGGCCGAAAAGAGCGGTATTCCTGCCGGGCGGATCATCATCATGGGCGACAGCGGCGGCGACGGCCCTCACTTCGCCTGGGGCGCTCAAGTGAAGGCGTTACTGATCGCCAGCCGGCCGAAACCCTCCTTGGAAAAGTACTGCGCCGACCGCGGCATCGTGATTCATCACCGCATCGGCACCACCGATGCGCCCGAAAAGGGAAACTTCATGGACATGGTTCCATGGGTGGAGGCGTACCTGGCCTCGAGTGAGGATTGGCGGTAA
- a CDS encoding patatin-like phospholipase family protein translates to MGYPFRNLVFEGGRMKGIAHVGALQVLEEKNILPQILRVGGTSAGAITAVMVGLNDMPSKIWEAVSYINFGKFMDDDFGVVRDIHRLIYEFGWYKGNAFRKWIGEIIAHKAGHSEATFLQVHRQKAAKGFRDLYFIGTNISTHFCEFFSYEHTPRMCVADAVRISMSIPLFYTSRLSP, encoded by the coding sequence ATGGGCTACCCTTTTCGCAATCTGGTTTTCGAAGGCGGCCGCATGAAGGGCATCGCCCATGTGGGGGCCCTTCAGGTGTTGGAAGAAAAAAACATCCTTCCACAAATCCTTCGAGTCGGCGGCACGTCCGCAGGGGCCATTACCGCCGTCATGGTTGGGCTCAATGACATGCCGTCAAAAATCTGGGAAGCGGTCAGTTACATAAACTTCGGAAAGTTCATGGACGACGATTTCGGCGTGGTGCGCGACATCCACCGGCTCATCTACGAATTCGGCTGGTACAAGGGAAACGCTTTTCGAAAGTGGATCGGCGAAATCATCGCTCACAAGGCCGGCCATTCGGAAGCCACTTTTCTTCAGGTCCATCGGCAAAAGGCGGCCAAAGGTTTTCGTGACCTTTATTTCATAGGAACCAACATCTCCACCCATTTCTGTGAATTCTTCTCCTACGAACACACGCCGCGCATGTGCGTGGCCGACGCCGTGCGCATTTCCATGTCGATTCCCCTCTTTTATACGTCGCGCCTCAGTCCTTGA
- a CDS encoding acyl-CoA thioesterase codes for MNEKFKFFTPVRVRYADTDAQGHVFFSNYLVYFDQGLTDYLKAIGYGYDAMLNDGYDFFYVEAQCTYKGSARFDEVLHVHARITHIGRTSFTFHFAIHKADTDALITTGRIVAVAVEKGGRQPVPVPEKLRCAVEKYEGEPLSS; via the coding sequence ATGAATGAAAAGTTCAAATTTTTTACGCCGGTTCGTGTGCGGTACGCGGACACGGACGCTCAGGGGCACGTGTTCTTTTCCAACTATCTCGTCTACTTCGACCAGGGGCTCACGGACTACCTTAAAGCCATTGGCTACGGCTACGATGCCATGCTGAATGATGGGTACGATTTTTTCTATGTGGAAGCCCAGTGCACCTACAAGGGAAGCGCCCGATTTGATGAGGTGCTGCATGTGCATGCGCGCATTACCCATATCGGCAGAACCAGCTTCACTTTTCATTTTGCCATTCACAAGGCGGACACGGACGCCTTGATCACGACGGGCCGCATTGTGGCCGTGGCTGTGGAAAAAGGAGGGCGTCAGCCGGTGCCCGTTCCGGAAAAGCTGCGTTGCGCGGTGGAAAAATACGAAGGGGAGCCTCTTTCCTCATGA